A genomic window from Bacillota bacterium includes:
- the asnB gene encoding asparagine synthase (glutamine-hydrolyzing) yields MCGIAGCVNWERDISLQADTIRSMGSALACRGPDDEGLWLSQRCGFAHRRLVVVDPAGGAQPMLRHRPTGGACVIVYNGELYNTPDIRDDLRAKGWTFQGHSDTEVLLKAYIEWGPPCVERFNGIFAFAIWDEASQSLFMARDRLGVKPLFYAQRGSAFIFGSEPKALLRNPLVQPEVDAEGLAEVFVMGPSRTPGHGVYRGVSELKPGHALRHDATGTRVTQYWRLECRPHEHDFDTSVATIRGLLEDTVERQLVSDVPVCTLLSGGIDSSAVTAFAAMSFRHAGLDALHTYSVDYVDNDRHFRSDAFQPDADGPWARLVSEQFGTRHHVVMVDTGELAKCLTRAVHARDLPGYADIDTSLYLLCREVKKGATVALSGECADEIFGGYPWFRREDDLRAGTFPWMRKLQQRTRLYSPALLDYVRPEAYLERRYREALDEVPRLPGEDPHAARMREVLYLTLTRFMAALLDRKDRMSMAVGLEVRVPYCDHRLVEYVWNIPWAMKDCDQRGKGILRRALVGVLPQDVLARRKSPYPKTHDPSYLARVRSRVLDILDDPASPLLPLVDAEAVRHFANSDAGTFNLPWYGQLMTGPQLLAYLIQVDTWLRDYRVMIR; encoded by the coding sequence GTGTGCGGCATCGCGGGCTGTGTCAATTGGGAACGAGACATCTCTCTACAGGCTGATACTATCAGAAGCATGGGCTCGGCGCTCGCGTGCCGGGGGCCGGACGATGAGGGGCTCTGGCTTTCACAGCGCTGCGGATTCGCGCACCGGCGGCTCGTGGTCGTCGATCCGGCGGGCGGAGCCCAGCCCATGTTGCGTCACCGCCCCACCGGCGGCGCGTGCGTCATCGTCTACAATGGCGAACTGTACAACACCCCGGATATCCGCGACGACCTCCGCGCGAAAGGCTGGACGTTCCAGGGGCATTCCGATACCGAGGTGCTGCTCAAGGCCTACATAGAGTGGGGCCCGCCGTGCGTCGAACGGTTCAACGGTATTTTCGCCTTCGCAATCTGGGACGAGGCATCGCAGAGCCTGTTCATGGCCAGGGACCGCCTCGGAGTCAAGCCCCTGTTCTACGCCCAGCGCGGAAGCGCTTTCATCTTCGGCTCGGAACCTAAGGCGCTGCTGAGGAACCCCCTGGTTCAGCCCGAAGTGGATGCCGAAGGGTTGGCCGAGGTCTTCGTCATGGGCCCATCAAGGACCCCCGGACACGGGGTCTATCGTGGGGTATCCGAGCTGAAGCCCGGGCACGCGTTGCGGCACGATGCGACCGGTACCCGGGTGACGCAGTACTGGCGCCTCGAATGCAGGCCGCACGAGCACGACTTCGACACGTCCGTCGCTACCATCCGGGGGCTCCTCGAGGATACAGTGGAGCGGCAGCTCGTGTCCGACGTCCCTGTCTGCACCCTACTCTCCGGCGGCATTGATTCCAGCGCAGTAACGGCATTTGCGGCGATGTCGTTCAGACACGCGGGTCTAGATGCGCTCCACACCTACTCCGTGGATTACGTCGATAACGACAGGCATTTCCGCTCGGACGCATTCCAGCCCGACGCGGACGGGCCGTGGGCGAGGCTGGTCTCGGAGCAGTTCGGCACCCGGCACCACGTGGTCATGGTGGACACCGGTGAGCTTGCGAAGTGCCTTACCAGGGCTGTCCACGCGCGCGACCTGCCTGGCTACGCCGACATCGACACCTCCCTGTACCTCCTCTGCCGCGAAGTGAAAAAGGGAGCTACAGTCGCGCTGTCCGGCGAGTGCGCGGACGAGATATTCGGCGGTTACCCGTGGTTCCGCCGCGAGGACGACCTGCGGGCCGGGACATTCCCCTGGATGAGAAAACTCCAGCAGCGGACGAGACTGTACTCCCCCGCGCTTCTCGATTATGTTCGGCCCGAAGCGTACCTCGAGCGGCGCTATCGTGAGGCGCTGGACGAGGTCCCCCGCCTGCCGGGCGAGGACCCCCACGCCGCACGGATGAGGGAAGTCCTGTACCTGACCCTGACCAGGTTCATGGCTGCCCTGCTGGACCGCAAGGACAGGATGAGCATGGCGGTCGGCCTCGAAGTCCGCGTGCCGTATTGCGATCACAGGCTCGTGGAATACGTCTGGAACATCCCCTGGGCGATGAAAGACTGTGACCAGCGGGGTAAGGGAATCCTCAGGCGCGCGCTCGTGGGGGTGCTGCCCCAGGACGTGCTCGCCAGGAGGAAAAGCCCCTACCCGAAGACCCACGACCCGTCTTACCTCGCCAGGGTTCGCTCGCGGGTACTCGATATCCTCGACGACCCGGCGTCCCCCCTCCTCCCCCTCGTTGACGCGGAGGCCGTCCGGCATTTTGCGAACTCAGACGCCGGGACGTTCAACCTCCCGTGGTACGGCCAGCTCATGACCGGACCGCAGCTCCTGGCATACCTGATACAGGTGGATACCTGGTTGAGGGACTACCGCGTCATGATAAGGTAG
- a CDS encoding phosphoenolpyruvate synthase produces MPEYRDRAFGGGSLGGKARGLIFAQEVLKKHKDEILARVDIPESFFVGTAVFDQFMRMNDLWDAYPSRLPFEEMERMFLQSHLPPEFEAHLVGILERIRYPLAIRSSSLIEDNIKYSCAGKYLTTFIPNSGTEKRRFSQLKTAIKQVYASTYGPNAVAYKKKHGLSGDKMAIIIQRLVGKERGGHFYPEIAGVGYSKMYRRWTERIRKEDGVVRIVFGLGTRCTGRGYARTISLTNPLLRAEGHNPYEIAKYSQETYDALEMVRCGFKSYNINERPETITYHPGIGKYIQVYSQRTNELRAMDVTGSLGPGERMVFSFENVDRYYPQMFKRMKRLFEVLEGEMGMPVDIEFAYEPEEDMLSLVQARPLSSLEEYSRVTIPASVREDDVILKGDRMLVNGKLEGVTRLACVDPDEYQSAQDKYAVARAVGYVNDSLRGERYILVGPGRWGSTNPQLGVPVRYSEIAGAGLLVELGVKKGGFVPELSYGTHFFADLESDGVLYLPVFDSIDTNIFNSEWFRSAPYEETDHPAVRVYRGKFSAFLDGEANVGVIVKEA; encoded by the coding sequence ATGCCCGAATACAGGGACAGGGCGTTCGGCGGGGGTTCCCTCGGCGGCAAGGCGAGGGGGCTGATATTCGCCCAGGAAGTCCTGAAGAAGCACAAGGACGAGATACTGGCGAGGGTCGACATCCCCGAAAGCTTCTTCGTCGGGACCGCCGTCTTCGATCAGTTCATGCGGATGAACGACCTCTGGGACGCGTATCCGAGCCGCCTGCCGTTCGAGGAGATGGAGCGGATGTTCCTGCAATCCCACCTGCCACCTGAATTCGAAGCCCATCTGGTAGGAATTCTGGAGAGGATCCGCTACCCACTGGCGATCAGGTCATCGTCGCTCATCGAGGACAACATCAAGTATTCGTGCGCGGGCAAGTACCTTACCACGTTCATCCCGAACTCCGGCACCGAAAAGCGGCGGTTCAGCCAGCTGAAGACTGCCATCAAACAGGTGTACGCCAGCACTTACGGTCCGAACGCCGTGGCGTACAAGAAAAAGCACGGGCTGAGCGGCGATAAGATGGCGATCATCATCCAGCGCCTCGTCGGGAAGGAGAGGGGCGGCCACTTCTACCCCGAGATCGCCGGCGTCGGGTATTCGAAGATGTACAGGCGCTGGACGGAACGGATCCGCAAGGAGGACGGCGTGGTGCGCATCGTGTTCGGCCTGGGCACGCGCTGCACGGGCCGCGGCTACGCCCGCACGATATCGCTGACGAACCCGCTGCTACGCGCGGAGGGGCACAACCCCTACGAGATCGCGAAATACTCCCAGGAAACGTACGACGCGCTCGAGATGGTGCGGTGCGGATTCAAATCCTACAACATCAACGAGCGGCCCGAGACCATCACGTACCACCCGGGGATCGGGAAGTACATCCAGGTCTACTCCCAGCGCACCAACGAGCTGAGGGCGATGGATGTCACCGGCTCGCTCGGCCCGGGCGAGAGGATGGTGTTCTCGTTTGAGAATGTCGACAGGTACTATCCTCAAATGTTCAAGCGCATGAAGAGGCTGTTCGAGGTGCTCGAGGGAGAGATGGGGATGCCCGTCGATATCGAGTTTGCTTACGAGCCGGAGGAGGACATGTTGAGTCTTGTCCAGGCCAGGCCTCTTTCGAGCCTGGAGGAATACAGCCGCGTGACCATCCCGGCATCGGTGCGCGAGGATGACGTGATCCTCAAGGGCGACAGGATGCTTGTCAACGGCAAATTGGAGGGGGTCACCCGGCTCGCGTGCGTCGACCCCGACGAATACCAGTCAGCTCAGGACAAATACGCGGTGGCCAGGGCGGTGGGGTACGTCAACGACTCCCTGAGGGGCGAGCGCTACATCCTCGTCGGCCCCGGACGCTGGGGTTCGACTAACCCGCAGCTCGGGGTGCCCGTACGATACAGCGAGATAGCAGGCGCCGGCCTGCTCGTCGAGCTCGGCGTCAAGAAGGGCGGCTTCGTGCCCGAACTGTCGTATGGGACTCACTTCTTCGCCGACCTGGAGAGCGACGGCGTACTCTACCTGCCGGTGTTCGACTCGATCGACACCAACATCTTCAACAGCGAGTGGTTCCGGAGCGCCCCGTACGAGGAGACCGATCACCCCGCCGTGCGCGTGTACAGGGGGAAGTTCTCAGCGTTCCTCGACGGCGAGGCCAACGTGGGAGTGATAGTCAAGGAGGCCTGA
- the pstB gene encoding phosphate ABC transporter ATP-binding protein, which produces METQFKAKVENLRLYYGKHLALEGVTVGFREKSVTAIIGPSGCGKSSLLRCINRMNDRVPGARVEGKVLVDDRDIYAADCDVMDLRRRVGMVFQRPTVFPLTVFDNVAVAPRVHGITSRAELEDIVRRALSEVNLWDDLKDGLRRPALDLSVGQQQQLCIARAIATRPEIVLLDEPCSALDPFTTLRIEDLLAQMAKDYTIIIVTHNMQQAARASNETVFMLNGELVESGPSRLLFTNPKDPRTNDYVTGRLG; this is translated from the coding sequence ATGGAGACACAGTTCAAGGCGAAGGTCGAAAATCTCAGGCTGTACTATGGTAAGCACCTCGCCCTCGAGGGCGTGACGGTAGGCTTTCGCGAGAAGTCTGTCACCGCCATTATCGGCCCGTCGGGTTGCGGGAAGTCCAGCCTGCTGAGGTGCATCAACAGGATGAACGACCGGGTGCCCGGTGCTCGCGTGGAGGGCAAGGTACTCGTCGATGACCGCGACATCTACGCTGCCGACTGCGACGTGATGGACCTGCGCAGGCGGGTGGGAATGGTGTTCCAGCGCCCCACCGTGTTCCCGCTGACGGTGTTCGACAACGTGGCCGTGGCGCCGCGCGTGCACGGCATTACATCCCGGGCTGAGTTGGAGGACATCGTCCGCAGGGCTCTCTCGGAGGTCAACCTCTGGGACGATCTGAAGGACGGGCTGCGCAGGCCGGCGCTGGACCTCTCCGTGGGACAACAGCAGCAGCTTTGCATCGCGCGTGCGATTGCGACGAGGCCCGAGATAGTGCTCCTGGACGAGCCTTGTTCGGCGCTGGATCCGTTCACGACGTTGAGGATAGAAGACCTGCTGGCGCAGATGGCCAAGGACTACACGATAATCATCGTGACCCACAACATGCAGCAGGCGGCGCGCGCATCCAACGAAACGGTGTTCATGCTGAACGGGGAGCTCGTGGAGTCGGGGCCGAGCAGGCTGCTGTTCACCAACCCGAAGGACCCCAGGACCAACGACTACGTTACGGGTAGGCTGGGCTGA